Proteins co-encoded in one Bacteroidota bacterium genomic window:
- a CDS encoding acyl carrier protein, with protein sequence MSDIATRVKSIIIDKLSVEESEVTHEASFTNDLGADSLDTVELIMEFEKEFNISIPDDQAEKISTVGDAITYIENNAK encoded by the coding sequence ATGTCAGACATCGCCACAAGAGTAAAGTCGATAATTATTGACAAACTTAGTGTAGAAGAGAGCGAAGTTACCCATGAGGCCAGCTTTACGAACGATTTAGGCGCAGACTCATTGGATACTGTTGAGCTTATTATGGAATTTGAGAAGGAATTTAATATTTCAATTCCTGACGACCAAGCCGAAAAGATTTCGACCGTTGGTGACGCCATCACTTACATTGAGAACAACGCTAAGTAA
- a CDS encoding acyltransferase, protein MSLASKIKSNAKLKKFVHWMLIPTNQARPRLWVQWLVNPFYHKKGKGARICRYVRMDVLPFNHFEIGEYSTIEDFSVVNNGVGPVSIGSNTRIGLGNVLIGPVKVGSQVILAQNVVLSGLNHGYEDINTPIRLQKVTTAQITVEDEVWIGANAVLTAGITIGKHSVVAGGSVVTKDVPPYSVVGGNPARILKQYNPQSRQWERV, encoded by the coding sequence GTGTCGTTAGCTAGTAAAATCAAAAGCAATGCAAAACTTAAAAAGTTTGTGCATTGGATGCTTATTCCTACCAACCAGGCAAGACCTCGTTTGTGGGTACAATGGCTTGTAAATCCTTTTTATCATAAAAAGGGTAAGGGTGCCCGTATATGCCGATATGTGCGTATGGATGTACTACCCTTTAACCATTTTGAAATTGGCGAATACAGCACCATTGAAGATTTTAGTGTGGTAAACAACGGCGTAGGGCCGGTGAGTATAGGCAGCAATACGCGCATTGGTTTGGGTAATGTGCTGATTGGCCCTGTGAAGGTAGGCAGTCAGGTTATTTTAGCCCAAAATGTGGTATTAAGCGGCCTAAATCATGGATATGAAGACATCAATACACCCATACGCCTGCAAAAAGTAACTACTGCCCAAATAACTGTTGAGGATGAAGTTTGGATTGGTGCTAATGCCGTTTTAACTGCCGGCATTACTATTGGCAAGCACAGTGTGGTAGCAGGGGGCAGCGTGGTTACTAAAGACGTGCCCCCCTATAGCGTAGTAGGCGGCAATCCCGCCCGGATATTAAAACAGTACAATCCCCAATCTAGGCAATGGGAGAGAGTATAA
- the rnc gene encoding ribonuclease III produces MVLFSKLLKSHDKPFVKSLKNLLGFTPRNADLYKQAFRHHSASTRYDVKEGRISNERLEYLGDAVLSSIIAEVLFSTYPTKGEGFLTELRAKIVSRENLCELARKIGIEDYLEYDKSIRGNRQIIRAISGNAFEALIGAIYLDKGYDFTKKFISKRIINPHIDIHHLADKEINFKSKLIEWCQKNRKTIAFEALEERRQGKQKSYLVSVVIDGEEFGRGEDFSKKKAEQIAASKACEVIFRPQ; encoded by the coding sequence TTGGTACTTTTTTCTAAACTGTTAAAAAGCCACGACAAGCCCTTTGTAAAATCCTTAAAAAATTTATTGGGCTTTACGCCCCGTAATGCCGATTTGTATAAGCAAGCGTTCAGGCATCACTCTGCTTCAACACGTTACGACGTGAAAGAAGGCAGGATAAGCAACGAACGTCTTGAATACTTAGGCGATGCGGTACTTAGTTCAATAATAGCCGAAGTGCTGTTTTCTACCTATCCTACTAAGGGAGAAGGATTTCTTACTGAGTTACGCGCCAAAATAGTAAGCCGTGAGAACCTGTGCGAACTTGCCCGCAAGATTGGTATTGAGGATTATCTTGAGTACGACAAAAGCATCCGCGGCAACCGCCAGATTATACGTGCCATTAGCGGCAACGCTTTTGAGGCACTAATCGGAGCTATTTATTTGGATAAGGGATACGACTTTACCAAAAAATTCATCAGTAAACGTATTATCAACCCGCACATCGATATCCATCACCTTGCCGATAAAGAGATTAACTTTAAGAGTAAATTGATTGAGTGGTGCCAAAAGAACCGTAAAACCATTGCTTTTGAAGCTCTTGAAGAACGCAGGCAAGGCAAGCAAAAAAGCTATTTGGTTAGCGTGGTAATTGATGGAGAAGAGTTTGGCAGGGGAGAAGATTTTTCTAAAAAGAAGGCTGAACAGATAGCCGCATCAAAAGCCTGCGAGGTAATATTCCGCCCTCAGTAG
- a CDS encoding MBL fold metallo-hydrolase — MKLTIWGAARQVTGSMHLLQLPGGYNLLVDCGLDYDQQKRFGSLSDIDFPFSPAMIDAVILTHAHIDHSGNLPTLVKHGFNGQIICTPATADITGLLLADSLNIMESERQKRTGRGKKRTTVKTPYTLKHLKQAVGSMVTVELGKPFSITPEAELTFYNAGHILGAVSAFIKVEVGGKETRIGFTGDLGNYGGQLVPDPQAMPEVDYLVTESTYGGRKHIAQRTPGDELLHYTNLACVDYPGRLIIPAFSVGRTHAIAFTFHQLFRQGKLPRVKIFVDSPLAIKTAKHHHKFVHTLSAEAQEFYRQYNDLFEFDQLEFVPDAKDSDWLKHHNDPCIIISAAGMVEGGRIQQHIRDNISNPKAHILIAGFCAEGTLGYRLLQGQPTIAIKNRELPVFSPIHKTDAFSAHPDNEGLMRYIKQVNGSRTKKILLVHGEETSMMALQKNLVAEGLNHVEIPQKGQVFVIE, encoded by the coding sequence ATGAAGTTGACTATTTGGGGAGCCGCGAGGCAGGTTACGGGAAGTATGCACCTGCTACAATTGCCCGGCGGTTATAATTTATTGGTGGATTGTGGGTTGGATTATGATCAGCAAAAGCGTTTCGGCTCATTAAGCGATATAGATTTTCCTTTCTCTCCCGCAATGATTGATGCGGTGATACTTACTCATGCCCATATCGACCATAGTGGCAATTTGCCCACATTGGTGAAGCACGGGTTCAACGGGCAAATAATCTGTACACCGGCTACGGCTGATATTACGGGACTTTTGCTTGCCGACAGCCTGAATATCATGGAGTCGGAAAGGCAAAAGAGAACCGGCAGGGGAAAGAAAAGAACAACGGTTAAAACTCCTTACACCCTTAAGCATCTTAAGCAAGCCGTTGGCAGTATGGTAACGGTGGAGTTGGGAAAACCGTTTAGTATTACCCCCGAGGCAGAACTGACCTTTTATAATGCCGGCCACATATTAGGCGCGGTGAGTGCCTTTATTAAAGTTGAGGTAGGAGGGAAGGAAACCCGCATAGGGTTCACAGGCGATTTGGGTAATTACGGCGGCCAATTGGTGCCAGACCCTCAAGCTATGCCTGAGGTGGATTATCTGGTTACAGAAAGCACCTATGGCGGCCGAAAGCACATAGCCCAGCGCACCCCCGGTGATGAACTGCTGCATTATACCAACCTTGCTTGTGTTGATTATCCCGGCAGGTTAATTATTCCGGCATTTAGCGTGGGTCGTACCCATGCCATTGCATTTACGTTTCACCAGCTTTTCAGGCAGGGTAAGCTACCCCGCGTAAAGATATTTGTTGATAGTCCCTTGGCTATAAAAACGGCCAAGCACCACCATAAATTTGTACACACCCTTAGTGCTGAGGCACAAGAGTTTTACAGGCAGTACAATGATTTGTTTGAGTTTGACCAATTAGAATTTGTACCCGATGCAAAGGACAGTGATTGGTTGAAACACCACAACGACCCCTGCATTATCATTTCGGCGGCGGGTATGGTCGAAGGCGGACGTATTCAACAACACATTCGTGATAACATAAGCAACCCTAAAGCCCATATTTTGATTGCAGGCTTTTGTGCCGAAGGTACTTTGGGGTACCGTTTGTTACAAGGCCAGCCAACTATTGCAATTAAGAACCGCGAGTTGCCTGTTTTTTCACCCATACATAAAACAGATGCGTTTAGTGCCCACCCTGATAATGAAGGTTTGATGCGCTATATAAAACAGGTGAATGGTTCCCGTACTAAAAAGATTTTGTTGGTACACGGCGAAGAAACCAGCATGATGGCTTTGCAAAAGAATTTGGTGGCCGAAGGATTGAACCATGTTGAGATACCGCAAAAAGGGCAGGTTTTTGTGATAGAATAA
- a CDS encoding VOC family protein, which produces MANAINWFELPTNNFERAKDFYGKVFNTEMQEMDMQGIKMAFFPSDQQGVGGCITHGDGNKPNAEGALVYLNGGDDLNTPLNRVETAGGKVLMPKTSIGENGHMAIFMDTEGNRVAFHSMG; this is translated from the coding sequence ATGGCAAACGCAATTAACTGGTTCGAACTACCCACCAACAATTTCGAGCGCGCAAAAGATTTTTACGGCAAAGTATTTAATACCGAGATGCAAGAAATGGATATGCAAGGTATTAAAATGGCATTTTTTCCGAGCGACCAACAAGGTGTTGGCGGTTGTATCACTCACGGCGACGGTAATAAACCAAACGCTGAAGGTGCTTTGGTGTACCTGAATGGCGGTGATGATCTTAATACTCCCTTAAACCGTGTAGAAACAGCAGGAGGTAAAGTACTTATGCCAAAAACATCTATTGGCGAAAACGGACACATGGCCATATTTATGGATACCGAAGGTAACCGTGTGGCTTTTCACTCAATGGGTTAA
- a CDS encoding helix-turn-helix transcriptional regulator, with product MVVLIAEEIRRLRMSKSFSQDYMAEKLGITQQAYSKIENQVSEASLSRLQQIAQILDVPLPHLLGLTEEEMSNGSVTPSERKVYHEIIVNQQKIIEKQEETIRTISASLVILQTGGSFRPNH from the coding sequence ATGGTTGTACTAATTGCAGAAGAAATAAGACGTTTACGAATGTCAAAATCGTTCAGTCAAGACTATATGGCGGAAAAGCTTGGCATAACCCAACAAGCATACTCTAAAATCGAAAATCAGGTATCAGAAGCATCGCTGAGCCGCTTGCAGCAGATAGCGCAGATACTGGATGTGCCTCTGCCGCACTTGCTTGGCCTGACTGAAGAAGAAATGAGTAACGGCTCAGTAACTCCCAGCGAGCGAAAGGTGTATCACGAGATCATTGTGAATCAACAAAAAATTATTGAGAAGCAGGAAGAAACTATCCGTACAATTTCGGCTTCGTTGGTGATACTGCAAACGGGTGGCAGTTTCAGACCCAATCATTAA
- the fabF gene encoding beta-ketoacyl-ACP synthase II, with product MQLKRVVITGIGALTPLGNSAPEYWEGLKNGVSGAGPITRFDASKFKTKFACEVKNFDVYNFIDKKEARRMDPYTQYAVVTSDEAVKDSGLDLEKVDKDRIGVIWGTGIGGLTSFFHEVVDYAKGDGTPRFSPFFIPMMIADIAAGHISMKYGFRGPNYATVSACATSNHSVIDSFNYIRLGKADAIITGGSEACVNEPAVGGFNSMKALSERNDDYKTASRPFDKDRDGFVLGEGSATLVLEELEHAKARGAKIYAEVVGGGMSADAYHITAPHPEGLGVIAVMKSALADAGITAQDIDYVNVHGTSTPLGDVAELKAIKQVFGDHAYNMNISSTKSMTGHLLGAAGAIESLACLLAINKGIIPPTINHFTDDPDIDSGLNLTFNTHQVREVNYALSNTFGFGGHNATVILKKYTS from the coding sequence ATGCAGCTTAAAAGAGTTGTTATTACGGGGATTGGTGCACTTACCCCGCTTGGAAATAGCGCTCCCGAATATTGGGAAGGTTTAAAAAACGGGGTAAGCGGTGCCGGCCCCATTACCCGTTTTGATGCTTCAAAATTCAAAACGAAATTCGCTTGCGAGGTGAAAAACTTCGACGTGTATAACTTTATTGATAAAAAGGAAGCACGTAGAATGGACCCTTACACCCAGTATGCTGTAGTTACCAGTGACGAAGCTGTTAAAGACAGCGGTCTTGACCTTGAAAAAGTAGACAAAGACCGTATTGGTGTTATTTGGGGAACCGGTATTGGCGGTCTTACCAGTTTTTTTCATGAAGTGGTTGATTATGCTAAAGGCGACGGAACTCCGCGCTTTAGCCCATTTTTCATACCTATGATGATTGCTGATATTGCAGCAGGACACATATCTATGAAATATGGTTTCCGCGGGCCTAACTACGCTACTGTATCGGCCTGTGCTACTTCAAATCACTCTGTAATTGATTCATTTAATTACATCAGGCTTGGGAAAGCCGATGCTATAATTACCGGTGGCAGCGAGGCTTGTGTGAACGAACCTGCTGTGGGCGGTTTTAACTCAATGAAAGCCCTAAGCGAGCGCAACGATGACTATAAGACAGCATCGCGCCCGTTTGATAAAGACCGTGATGGTTTTGTATTGGGCGAAGGCAGTGCTACCCTTGTGCTTGAAGAATTGGAACACGCCAAAGCGCGCGGTGCCAAAATTTATGCTGAGGTTGTTGGCGGAGGTATGAGCGCTGATGCTTACCACATTACGGCTCCTCACCCTGAAGGGTTGGGTGTAATTGCGGTAATGAAGAGCGCACTTGCCGATGCAGGCATCACTGCTCAAGACATTGATTATGTGAATGTGCACGGTACCAGTACCCCATTGGGTGATGTTGCCGAGTTAAAAGCTATTAAACAAGTATTTGGAGACCATGCTTATAACATGAACATAAGCAGCACCAAAAGTATGACCGGACACTTGCTGGGTGCAGCAGGAGCCATTGAGTCATTGGCTTGTTTGTTGGCAATTAACAAAGGGATTATCCCCCCCACAATTAACCATTTTACCGACGACCCTGATATTGACAGCGGCCTGAACCTTACCTTCAACACACACCAAGTGCGCGAGGTAAACTATGCACTAAGCAATACCTTTGGGTTTGGCGGCCACAATGCCACAGTCATTCTCAAAAAATATACATCGTAA
- a CDS encoding DUF1800 domain-containing protein: MNRRDFLTKHIKTATTALAVDGNQPGKKPEEMYQNQTLPTDLELAATGVSTFTGTWTPALAAHLLRRAGFGFNKQMLDAAVTAGMNATVDALLNVNTTPPSPPLNNYSTAQNNDPNVPLGQTWVTAAPDPNFNFQREQSLRSWWTGLMLQDGTVREKMTLFWHNHFATELNIYGDAHYGYKHLALLRSFATGNFKDFVKAVTTDPAMLRYLNGNVNTKTAPDENYARELQELFTLGKGPDSKYTEADVKAAARVLTGWRDSRTSINSFFDNTRHDTGNKQFSSFYNNKTITGKTGAAGAQETDELIEMIFEHNEVARFICRKLYKFFVYYVIDQDIENNVIIPMATEFVANNWEIKPVLALLFKSEHFYDAYNHGCVIKPPTDFNIGLLRQFNVSIPAPDVPTEYQFLNYLWGVNALMQQSPLDPPNVAGWPAYYQEPQYHELWINSDTLPKRNQISDLMVLLGYKRNGHTLIIDSIAFADQFTDAADPNKLIDNTLLMLFSIGISQTQKDFLKSILLSGQSSDHYWSDVWNTYKSTPGDTNNTNMVKTRLQTMFKYLMNLAEYQLS, translated from the coding sequence ATGAACAGACGGGATTTTTTAACCAAACACATAAAAACAGCTACAACTGCGCTGGCGGTGGATGGTAACCAGCCGGGTAAAAAGCCAGAGGAAATGTACCAAAACCAAACGCTACCAACCGACCTTGAGTTAGCAGCCACCGGTGTAAGTACGTTTACCGGAACTTGGACACCGGCACTGGCAGCCCATTTATTGCGCCGTGCAGGTTTTGGGTTTAATAAACAAATGCTGGATGCTGCGGTAACTGCCGGTATGAATGCCACGGTTGATGCCCTGCTGAATGTGAACACCACTCCCCCCTCTCCCCCGCTTAATAATTATAGTACTGCACAAAACAACGACCCCAATGTGCCTTTGGGGCAAACGTGGGTAACTGCCGCACCTGACCCGAATTTCAATTTCCAGCGTGAACAATCGTTGCGCTCATGGTGGACGGGGTTGATGCTGCAGGACGGAACAGTGCGGGAAAAAATGACCTTGTTTTGGCACAACCACTTTGCAACTGAGCTGAATATTTACGGCGATGCCCATTATGGCTATAAGCATCTTGCCTTGTTGCGCAGTTTTGCTACGGGAAACTTTAAAGATTTTGTGAAGGCAGTAACTACCGACCCTGCTATGTTGCGTTACCTGAACGGAAACGTAAATACAAAAACTGCCCCCGATGAAAACTACGCCCGCGAATTGCAGGAGCTGTTTACACTGGGTAAAGGACCCGATAGTAAGTACACCGAGGCTGATGTGAAAGCCGCTGCCCGCGTGCTTACCGGATGGCGAGACAGCCGCACCAGTATAAACTCGTTTTTTGATAATACCCGCCACGATACCGGAAACAAACAGTTCTCATCGTTTTATAATAACAAAACCATTACGGGTAAAACGGGAGCAGCCGGAGCGCAAGAAACCGACGAACTGATTGAAATGATTTTTGAGCACAACGAGGTGGCTCGTTTCATTTGCCGTAAGCTGTACAAGTTTTTTGTGTACTATGTGATTGACCAAGACATTGAAAACAATGTGATTATCCCGATGGCTACTGAATTTGTGGCTAATAATTGGGAAATAAAACCTGTATTGGCATTGCTGTTTAAGAGCGAACACTTTTATGATGCCTACAACCACGGATGCGTGATAAAACCACCCACGGATTTTAACATAGGCTTGCTACGCCAATTTAATGTAAGCATTCCCGCACCTGATGTGCCCACAGAGTACCAATTTTTAAACTACCTGTGGGGAGTGAATGCTTTGATGCAGCAAAGTCCGCTTGACCCACCTAACGTTGCAGGTTGGCCCGCTTACTATCAAGAGCCGCAATACCATGAGTTATGGATAAACAGCGACACCCTGCCCAAGCGTAACCAAATAAGCGATTTGATGGTGCTGCTGGGCTACAAACGCAACGGCCATACATTGATAATTGATTCAATTGCCTTTGCCGACCAGTTTACCGACGCTGCCGACCCTAATAAACTGATTGATAACACCCTGCTAATGCTGTTTAGCATAGGGATATCGCAAACACAGAAAGATTTTCTGAAATCGATACTGCTTTCGGGGCAATCGTCAGACCACTATTGGAGCGACGTTTGGAATACCTATAAATCTACTCCCGGTGACACCAATAATACCAACATGGTGAAAACCCGCCTGCAAACTATGTTTAAGTACCTGATGAATTTGGCCGAGTACCAGTTATCATAA
- a CDS encoding NADP-dependent isocitrate dehydrogenase — protein sequence MEKIKVANPVVEMDGDEMTRIIWKFIKDKLILPYIDVDIKYYDLGIEHRDATNDQVTVDAAHAILEHHVGIKCATITPDEERVKEFNLKQMWKSPNGTIRNILDGTIFREPIVCQNVPRLVPNWTAPICVGRHGFGDQYRATDLVTKGKGKLTLTFTPEDGSAPQSFEVYNFKGDGVALAMYNTDESIRGFAHACFGQALRKGWPLYLSTKNTILKKYDGRFKDIFEEIYQAEYKDKFKAAGITYEHRLIDDMVASALKWNGNFVWACKNYDGDVQSDTVAQGFGSLGLMTSTLVTPDGKTMEAEAAHGTVTRHYREHQKGNKTSTNPIASIFAWTRGLEFRGQLDGNDALVKFCHALEEVCVETVEAGHMTKDLAMCIYGNDTKPEHYMYTEDFLSLLDTNLRKKLTATA from the coding sequence ATGGAAAAAATAAAGGTGGCCAACCCCGTGGTGGAGATGGATGGCGATGAAATGACCCGCATTATATGGAAGTTTATCAAAGACAAACTGATACTTCCTTATATCGACGTGGATATTAAGTACTACGATTTGGGCATTGAGCACCGTGATGCTACCAACGACCAAGTAACCGTTGATGCAGCCCATGCTATATTAGAGCACCATGTGGGTATTAAATGCGCTACCATTACCCCTGATGAGGAGCGTGTGAAAGAGTTTAACTTGAAGCAAATGTGGAAATCGCCAAACGGTACTATCCGTAATATTTTGGACGGTACTATTTTCCGCGAGCCTATCGTGTGCCAAAACGTACCTCGTTTGGTGCCCAATTGGACTGCCCCTATTTGCGTTGGCCGTCATGGTTTTGGCGACCAATACCGTGCTACGGATTTGGTTACTAAGGGTAAAGGTAAGCTTACCCTAACTTTTACACCCGAAGACGGAAGCGCCCCTCAAAGTTTTGAGGTATATAATTTCAAAGGAGACGGTGTAGCCCTTGCTATGTATAATACCGACGAATCAATACGCGGGTTTGCCCACGCTTGTTTCGGACAAGCGTTGCGCAAAGGATGGCCTTTATACCTTAGCACCAAAAACACCATCTTAAAGAAATACGACGGCCGTTTTAAAGATATTTTTGAAGAGATATACCAAGCAGAGTATAAAGATAAATTTAAGGCTGCAGGCATTACTTATGAGCATCGTTTGATTGATGACATGGTAGCCAGTGCACTTAAATGGAACGGTAACTTTGTATGGGCTTGTAAAAACTACGACGGTGACGTGCAAAGCGATACTGTTGCCCAAGGTTTCGGTTCACTAGGTTTGATGACCAGTACCCTTGTTACCCCTGATGGTAAAACAATGGAAGCTGAAGCTGCACACGGTACAGTTACCCGTCACTACCGCGAACACCAAAAAGGAAACAAAACCAGTACTAACCCCATTGCAAGCATTTTTGCATGGACACGCGGCCTTGAGTTCCGTGGCCAGTTGGATGGTAACGATGCGTTGGTGAAATTCTGCCATGCCCTTGAAGAAGTGTGTGTTGAAACTGTTGAAGCCGGCCACATGACCAAAGATTTGGCAATGTGCATTTACGGTAACGATACCAAACCTGAACACTACATGTACACCGAAGACTTTTTGAGCTTGTTGGATACCAACTTGCGCAAAAAACTTACGGCTACTGCATAA
- the fumC gene encoding class II fumarate hydratase yields the protein MDYRIERDSLGEVQVPANVYWAAQTQRSLQNFKIGGPGDKMPIEIIKAFAILKKAAALTNADLGVLGTDKAALIGKVCDEILEGKLDDQFPLVIWQTGSGTQSNMNVNEVVANRGHVVNGGNLLDEKKVLHPNDDVNKSQSSNDTYPTAMHIAAYKQVVEITLPGMEMLRDTLTKKAEEFKNIVKIGRTHFMDATPLTLGQEFSGYAQQITNSIRAVKNALEAVRELALGGTAVGTGLNAPAGYAEKVADKIAQLSGYPFITAPNKFESLAAHDGMVELSGALKRAAVALMKVANDIRMLSSGPRCGIGEILIPDNEPGSSIMPGKVNPTQPEALTMVCAQVMGNDVAVSIGGSNGHFELNVFKPLIAANVLHSARLIGDACVSFNNNCAVGIEPNLADIKKNLDNSLMLVTALNTHIGYDNAAKIAKKAHKEGSTLKQAAIDLGLLTSEQFDLWVRPEDMVGNLK from the coding sequence ATGGACTATAGGATAGAACGCGACAGTTTGGGCGAAGTACAAGTGCCCGCTAACGTTTATTGGGCAGCACAAACCCAACGCTCACTTCAAAATTTTAAAATTGGCGGCCCCGGCGATAAAATGCCTATTGAGATTATAAAGGCATTTGCCATACTTAAAAAAGCTGCTGCACTTACTAATGCTGATTTAGGTGTTTTAGGTACTGATAAAGCTGCGCTGATAGGCAAAGTTTGCGATGAGATTTTGGAAGGCAAACTTGACGACCAGTTTCCATTGGTAATTTGGCAAACCGGTAGCGGTACCCAAAGCAACATGAACGTGAATGAGGTTGTAGCTAACCGTGGCCACGTAGTAAATGGCGGAAACCTTTTGGATGAGAAGAAAGTACTTCACCCCAACGATGATGTAAACAAATCACAATCAAGCAACGATACCTACCCCACAGCAATGCACATTGCGGCATACAAGCAAGTGGTTGAGATAACCCTGCCCGGTATGGAGATGTTGCGTGATACTTTAACAAAAAAAGCTGAGGAGTTTAAAAATATAGTAAAAATTGGTCGCACCCACTTTATGGATGCAACCCCGCTTACTTTGGGACAAGAGTTTAGCGGTTATGCACAACAAATAACCAATAGCATCCGCGCAGTTAAAAATGCCCTTGAAGCAGTGCGTGAGCTTGCACTTGGCGGAACAGCAGTTGGTACAGGCTTGAATGCGCCTGCCGGCTATGCCGAAAAAGTAGCGGATAAGATTGCACAACTAAGCGGTTATCCGTTTATAACGGCTCCTAACAAGTTTGAAAGCCTTGCCGCCCATGATGGTATGGTAGAGTTGAGCGGTGCGTTGAAACGTGCTGCAGTGGCTTTAATGAAGGTTGCAAACGATATCCGTATGCTTAGTAGCGGACCCCGTTGCGGTATTGGTGAGATTTTGATACCTGATAACGAGCCCGGCTCATCAATTATGCCCGGCAAAGTAAACCCAACCCAACCCGAAGCATTAACCATGGTGTGCGCACAGGTTATGGGTAATGATGTTGCGGTGAGCATTGGAGGTAGCAACGGTCATTTTGAGTTGAACGTATTTAAACCCCTTATTGCTGCAAACGTATTGCACAGCGCACGTTTAATAGGTGATGCCTGCGTATCGTTTAACAATAACTGTGCTGTAGGTATTGAACCTAACCTTGCTGACATTAAAAAGAATCTTGATAACTCACTAATGTTAGTTACTGCATTAAATACTCATATAGGGTACGATAATGCCGCTAAAATTGCTAAAAAAGCTCACAAAGAAGGTTCTACACTTAAGCAGGCTGCTATTGACTTAGGCCTGTTGACATCAGAGCAGTTCGACCTTTGGGTGCGTCCTGAAGACATGGTGGGCAACCTTAAATAA
- a CDS encoding DUF255 domain-containing protein, translating to MKNTIKIVALFVMAASAVSFNFKEEPMEELKWNTWNTGYPLIRSKDKIGLIDVYTDWCGWCKRMDKDTYAKKEIIDKINKDFVPIKFNPEAQGVYYIDSTAYSGPQLYAMLSNNSPSGYPTTYFLIPKDDVTYIQIVAGYHNAEGFSKILDQIKSGATK from the coding sequence ATGAAAAACACGATTAAAATAGTTGCCTTATTTGTAATGGCTGCATCAGCGGTTTCCTTTAATTTTAAAGAGGAGCCAATGGAAGAATTGAAGTGGAATACTTGGAATACAGGTTACCCTTTGATACGCAGCAAGGATAAAATAGGCTTAATAGATGTGTATACTGATTGGTGCGGTTGGTGCAAAAGAATGGACAAAGACACCTATGCTAAAAAGGAAATCATAGACAAGATTAACAAAGATTTTGTGCCTATTAAGTTTAACCCTGAAGCTCAAGGTGTTTATTACATCGATAGTACTGCATACAGTGGCCCGCAGCTTTACGCTATGTTATCAAATAACAGCCCATCGGGTTACCCTACTACGTACTTCTTAATCCCTAAGGATGACGTTACATACATCCAAATTGTGGCGGGTTACCACAATGCTGAAGGTTTCAGTAAAATTTTGGATCAAATAAAATCAGGCGCTACAAAATAA
- a CDS encoding IPExxxVDY family protein has product MSLFDAGTPLPTESLLMAGIASNQKGYRLVWQINSLPGIHLQRIDDLFYRHKKGEDIYIQCFEFTDEEYGYTYRVVGNRTSNNILIQEHKNTDYFLLVKGGLEENSWVKLLADMKKLTFALAVYAIDFNKLKNKDVLYF; this is encoded by the coding sequence TTGTCTTTATTTGATGCCGGCACACCCCTACCGACTGAAAGCCTTTTAATGGCAGGGATAGCCTCTAATCAGAAGGGTTACAGGTTGGTTTGGCAAATCAACTCGCTGCCCGGTATACACCTGCAACGTATCGACGATTTATTCTACCGCCACAAGAAGGGCGAAGACATTTATATTCAGTGTTTTGAGTTTACGGATGAGGAGTACGGATATACCTACAGAGTGGTAGGCAACCGCACAAGTAACAATATTTTAATACAGGAACATAAAAATACTGACTATTTTTTGCTGGTGAAAGGCGGGTTGGAAGAAAATAGCTGGGTGAAGTTGCTGGCTGATATGAAAAAGCTGACATTTGCCCTTGCTGTTTATGCTATTGACTTTAATAAGCTTAAAAACAAAGACGTTTTATATTTTTAA